In Hypomesus transpacificus isolate Combined female unplaced genomic scaffold, fHypTra1 scaffold_96, whole genome shotgun sequence, a genomic segment contains:
- the LOC124466366 gene encoding uncharacterized protein LOC124466366, with product MVRPCCVIGCNIKSHDSKGQKLNYGGRFFSFPTLKKRQRHHSGCNEEAWDTGVAGQPAYEMMETYPDWTPSLHLGHTEIICTNTAHSARQRKREQRKNTRSNLKQMNNTLWMSNTRLKEAVSNTLRMRQEAGDGEQHIEDETQEAGKGEQHTEEETQEAGDGEQHTEEETNNIKEMAVTQTECNFCVHRCADINCLLEENRQLRRELDESRMSDSLDNDHTESTTQGCQTWEPLWPYYMFWCLSCQTKRRKFSVCFKRFI from the exons ATGGTACGTCCTTGTTGTGTGATAGGCTGCAATATAAAGTCTCACGACAGCAAAGGTCAAAAACTTAACTACGGGGGTAGGTTTTTTAGCTTTCCCACTTTGAAGAAAAGACAGAGACACCATAGCGGATGTAACGAAGAGGCGTGGGATACTGGGGTTGCAG GTCAACCTGCATATGAGATGATGGAGACTTACCCAGACTggacaccctccctccatctgggTCACACAGAAATAATTTGCACCAACACTGCACACTCTGCAAGGCAAAGGAAGAGGGagcaaagaaaaaacacacgCAGCAACCTGAAGCAGATGAACAACACACTGTGGATGAGCAACACAAGGCTGAAGGAGGCGGTGAGCAACACACTGAGGATGAGACAAGAGGCTGGAGATGGTGAGCAACACATTGAGGATGAGACACAAGAGGCTGGAAAAGGTGAgcaacacacagaggaagagacacaAGAGGCTGGAGACGGTGAACAACACACTGAGGAAGAGACCAACAACATAAAGGAGATGGCAGTGACACAAACAGAATGTAACTTCTGTGTGCACAGATGTGCAGACATAAACTGCCTGTTGGAAGAAAACAGACAACTGCGACGTGAACTTGATGAGTCCAGGATGTCTGATAGTTTAGACAATGATCATACTGAAAGTACTACACAGGGCTGCCAAACCTGGGAACCTTTATGGCCTTACTACATGTTTTGGTGCCTTTCATGCCAGACCAAAAGAAGAAAGTTCTCAGTCTGTTTCAAACGTTTCATTTGa